A genome region from Tolypothrix sp. PCC 7712 includes the following:
- a CDS encoding aldo/keto reductase: MRYKLLGKSGLRVSELCLGTMTFGEDWGWGASKDESRQIFDTFVEAGGNFIDTANGYTDGSSEKIVGELIAKDRERFVVATKYSFPLRMNENQKNPNGSGNHRKNLIQSLEGSLKRLNTDYIDLLWLHAWDFTTPIEEVLRSLDDVVRQGKVLYIGISNAPAWIISQANTIAQYQGWTQFVALQVEYSLIQRTPERDLIPMAKALDLAVTPWSPLGGGVLTGKYNKPAQPGDEQGRLTNAALGSISERNLAIADVVSQVAQEIGQTPSQVALAWLHAQTGVIIPIIGARKLSQFQDNLAALDVTLSPAHLQRLNEVSQIQ, encoded by the coding sequence ATGAGATACAAACTTTTAGGTAAAAGTGGGTTGAGAGTCTCGGAACTTTGCTTAGGTACCATGACTTTTGGTGAAGATTGGGGTTGGGGTGCTTCTAAAGATGAAAGTCGTCAGATTTTTGATACCTTTGTAGAAGCCGGAGGAAATTTCATCGACACCGCCAACGGTTACACGGATGGTAGTAGTGAGAAAATTGTTGGTGAGTTAATCGCTAAAGATAGAGAACGTTTTGTAGTTGCAACTAAATACTCGTTTCCGTTGCGGATGAACGAGAATCAGAAAAATCCAAACGGTAGCGGTAATCATCGCAAGAATTTAATTCAGTCTTTAGAAGGGAGTTTGAAGCGGCTCAATACTGACTACATTGATTTATTGTGGTTGCACGCTTGGGATTTTACCACACCGATAGAAGAAGTTTTGCGATCGCTTGATGATGTCGTCCGTCAAGGTAAAGTACTTTATATCGGCATTTCTAACGCCCCAGCTTGGATTATCTCCCAAGCCAATACTATCGCCCAATACCAAGGATGGACGCAGTTTGTCGCCTTGCAAGTGGAATATAGCTTAATTCAGCGCACGCCAGAACGAGATTTAATTCCAATGGCAAAAGCTTTGGATTTGGCGGTAACACCTTGGTCACCTTTGGGTGGTGGTGTCCTTACAGGCAAGTATAACAAGCCCGCGCAACCAGGGGATGAACAAGGGCGATTAACCAATGCCGCATTAGGAAGTATTTCTGAACGTAATTTAGCGATCGCAGATGTTGTCAGTCAAGTAGCCCAAGAAATTGGACAGACACCCTCCCAAGTTGCACTAGCTTGGTTACACGCCCAAACTGGTGTCATTATCCCCATTATTGGCGCACGCAAGCTGAGTCAGTTTCAAGATAACTTAGCTGCTTTAGATGTCACCCTCTCACCTGCACATCTGCAACGCCTCAATGAAGTCAGCCAAATTCAGTAG
- a CDS encoding helix-turn-helix domain-containing protein gives MPPEKVLTIDFAQKDACSAILPRSPLLSSYDAQWNGIHLEHHRQPGYETPEHYFEQHLIIIGLDLGSIKVERIFDGKLQLERINYGDVVVIPANTNHLSRWKTEGEFLVISLEPVLFTRAAFDAVDLQGYEIVPHFAAPNPMIKQIGLSLQSELVSGGLGSRVYIESLATTLCIHLLKHYSASNNIVSEYTKERGLPRLKLRQAVTYIQEHLEQDLTLAEIAEVTGMSMYHFSRLFKQSTGFAPHQYVLNCRIERAKKLLTRTEQTIDQICQQVGFQSQSHFTYVFRKSLGTTPKVYREKVKV, from the coding sequence ATGCCACCAGAGAAGGTTTTAACGATTGATTTTGCTCAAAAAGATGCCTGTTCAGCAATTCTACCGCGATCGCCACTGCTTTCTAGCTACGATGCCCAGTGGAATGGGATTCACTTGGAACATCATCGACAGCCTGGTTATGAAACTCCAGAACATTATTTTGAACAGCATCTGATTATTATCGGCTTAGACCTCGGTAGCATCAAAGTTGAGCGGATATTTGATGGTAAGTTGCAGCTTGAACGCATCAACTATGGTGATGTGGTAGTAATTCCAGCAAATACCAATCACTTATCAAGGTGGAAAACAGAAGGGGAATTTTTAGTTATTAGTCTCGAACCTGTTTTATTCACTCGTGCGGCTTTCGATGCTGTAGATTTACAGGGCTACGAGATTGTACCCCACTTTGCGGCACCTAACCCAATGATTAAACAGATAGGACTGTCACTGCAGTCAGAATTAGTATCAGGTGGGCTGGGTAGTCGTGTTTATATTGAATCTTTGGCAACTACTCTCTGTATTCATCTACTTAAACATTATTCTGCATCTAATAATATAGTTTCTGAATATACCAAAGAAAGGGGACTGCCACGGCTAAAGCTACGACAAGCTGTGACATATATTCAAGAGCATTTAGAGCAAGATTTGACTTTAGCTGAAATCGCTGAAGTTACAGGTATGAGTATGTACCATTTTTCGCGGTTATTTAAACAATCAACAGGTTTTGCTCCGCATCAATATGTTTTAAATTGTCGGATTGAAAGAGCTAAAAAGTTATTAACTCGTACTGAACAAACCATTGACCAAATTTGCCAGCAAGTAGGTTTTCAAAGTCAAAGTCATTTTACATACGTTTTCCGTAAATCCCTAGGAACAACACCTAAAGTTTATCGAGAAAAGGTGAAAGTTTAG
- a CDS encoding thiol-disulfide oxidoreductase DCC family protein, translating to MNYYVIYDGNCNLCVTLVQLLESLDQGKLFRYSPMQDEQTLPQFGITPQDCEQGMMLIDANAPAKRWQGSNAAEEIGKLLPLGSVFVDAYRALPGVKWAGDRFYEQIRDHRYTIFGKRDSTYQSSFCIDGSCQTNS from the coding sequence ATGAATTATTACGTAATCTACGATGGCAATTGCAATCTCTGCGTTACCTTAGTGCAGTTATTAGAGAGCTTAGATCAAGGTAAGCTGTTTCGTTACAGCCCCATGCAAGACGAACAGACACTTCCCCAATTTGGCATTACACCCCAAGATTGCGAACAGGGGATGATGTTGATTGATGCTAATGCACCAGCAAAACGTTGGCAAGGCAGTAACGCCGCAGAAGAAATAGGCAAGTTATTGCCGCTAGGAAGTGTATTTGTCGATGCTTATCGCGCATTACCAGGTGTGAAGTGGGCAGGCGATCGCTTTTACGAACAAATCCGCGATCATCGTTATACTATCTTTGGTAAACGTGACAGTACCTATCAATCTTCATTTTGTATAGATGGTAGCTGTCAAACTAATTCGTAA